CTAATAAAATTGAGAAGGAGGTGAATACCAAATGGCTATCGTACCTCCATTTATAGCTTCTAGAAGATTTACATCCACACTAGGCGCAGGAACAGGGACAGGTGCTGCGTTTGCGGTTGCTGCTACAGCTTGTCTAAATGATGCTGGTGTGGCTGCTACAGCATTTCCAGTTTTTACGTATTACAACTTCTACGTGAATGGTGTACTCCAACCAGGCGGAAGCTCTAGTGTTACTACTGGCGCGGCTGGTGCAATCACAATTCCAGGAGGAGACACATTGGATCCAGGAATCCCTATTACCGTTGAATTTATCGTAACTTAATTCACATCTTTTACTTTTGGACAGATTTCTTAATAAAGAAATCTGTCCTTTTTTTAACTAATAGTAATGAATTGCAAAATAATTGAAGCTCCCTGCACTGGAGCTTCAGGGGCTAACAAAGTTAACTGCCCTGTTACAACCTGGTACGAAGATAGTGGCTGAAGAATTCCGTTTACAAATAAATTAATATAGGAAACATCACTTGGTGACAATATCTGTGTTGTTCCATATTGAGGTAAGCCATCAGCATTTGTATAGACGAGTTTTTGCCCGTCTGAAAAAGTAAAATACAATACATTTGTCGTTTGTATTACTCCAGTTGGACCCGTTACTCCGGTTGGGCCCGTTACTCCGGTTGGACCCGTTATTCCAGTTGGGCCCGTTACTCCGGCTGGACCCGTTATTCCAGTTGGGCCCGTTACTCCGGTTGGGCCCGTTACTCCGGTTGGGCCCGTTATTCCAGTTGGGCCCGTTACTCCGGTTGGGCCCGTTACTCCGGTTGGACCCGTTATTCCAGTTGGGCCCGTTACTCCGGTTGGGCCCGTTACTCCGGTTGGGCCCGTTACTCCGGTTGGGCCCGTTACTCCGGTTGGGCCCGTTACTCCGGTTGGGCCCGTTACTCCGGTTGGGCCCGTTACTCCGGTTGGGCCCGTTACTCCGGTTGGGCCCGTTACTCCGGTTGGACCCGTTGGAAAAATAATGGCCGGGAGTGGCGGAAGAGTCGGCCCTATAGTTACAGGATCTATAAACCTTTGAGTATCAGACATTCTTCTAAATCGGTCCACATCAATACCTCCTTCCCTCTAATATTTATTAGATGATAAATTGTATTAAATGTTAAAAATTAATTTACAAACACGGTTTTCATCATTATTTATCCTATCAAATAACGATTTTGTTCACTTTTATAGCTAGCCATTCCTCATAGTTGTGTTTTTCCTCTAGGACTTTTATAAAGTTAAAGTGTCCATCGAGATAACAAGCATTGATATAACCCCCAAAATATATTTCATTAACTTCGCTTAAAGTAAAATATTCATTTTTTCATTCACCCAAGTTCATAACATATTCTTTTCCTCCGATAAAATAATGATTAGGTGCCCCACGCACATTTTATCCACTGGAAATAACACCATTTACGTACTTAACTATTAGAAACTTCATTTCTGCTACTTCTGCAATAGCAATTTTGTTCACTTTTTCGATACATTTATGAAACATTCATTTGTTATCTTCAGTATGTTCAATCCTTTTTATAAAACCGTGTGAGATATACCAAAACAAGAATCCCTAGAGCCCTAACTCTAGGGATTCTTGTTTTCAAATAAGGATTTTGTTTTCATTTACACACTTGTAATCAGTTAATATATTGCAAACGATGATAGCCCTAAGGCAGATCCACCAAATAATGTTCCGTACAAATTACCTTTTGTACTGTCTACACAACAAAATATAGTTGCATAGACAGAGAATGCTATGAGACTAAACCACCATACAAAGGACAAGACCATTACAGCTGCTATTATCATTAATCTCACTTCCTCCCAAATAACGCTTTTTTTTATTGAAAACCAATTAACTATAATTTGAAAAATCGGAAACATTTACTCAATGTTTTTTCTGAATACTCATGATATTATTTATGTGCTGATGTTCACCATCCCAAGAACTCAGTAATTTCATCCACAGGCTCCACTCTCACCCTTTTGAGAGTGGAGCTTTTATTTATAAGGATTATCCTCAATTAATTTTTATAAAATTCAAATTTGATTAAAGTAACTGTGTTTTTCGTTCTTCCATACGAATTACTTTTCCACTTTGATATACAAATGATTGTTCACCAAATCCACCTTGAGGTGGTTCTATTAGTTGGATTTGACCATTTTTAATAACATATATTCCGTTTATTTTCAAATCTATTTCAGCTGTCATTTCTACAAGATTTTCTTTCCGGATTCCCACCAAGATCACTCCCATATGTTATAATTACTTTGTCGAAGTAAGTTGAGAGTGATCTCAGCTTTTTTTTATTTGTCTATAGATATTGCACAACATTTTCTGGAACAAATGATTGTTCAAGTGACAAATGGAGCCGTATTGGAATCGGCTCTTTGCTATCCCTTGCTCGCTTACACGTTTCTTCTGCTTCTTCCCATACAAATTGTTTATCCTCCGCTCGCTTATAACGCCAAATTCCAATTGTGTAATCTTCAAATAACTCATAACGTTCATCAGGCGCTGTCGTTGGTTTTAATTCATCAATCGCTTTGGCATGACGTGGTATTTGTACAACCACATCTGCATACCGTAATTTTGAATTCAAACGGTGAATATGAGCTTTCTTAAGATCAAATGATACAACTGGTTCCACGTCAAAAATTGTTAATTGCTTTGGCATTGTTCTTTCCCTCCAATACCTGCAAGCTTGCAATTAAGATTCCTTCAAGCTGCGTTAACGTTAGTTGATCTAATGTTTGTCCGTTAATTTCAGCTAATCCTAATCCCAATAATTTACGAATGATTGCTAGTTTTCTACGCTCTACTTCTTGACGTAACAACATGATTAAGCCTCCTGTTGACGATTGAACTTACGCTCTAAATTTACAAACTTACTAAATTCTTTAATAAATGCTAGTTCAACTACACCAACTGGGCCATTTCTCTGTTTCGCTAAAATGATTTCTGTTATGTTTTTATTCTCTGTTTCACGGTTGTAATAATCTTCACGATATAAGAATGCAATCAAGTCCGCATCTTGCTCAATTTGACCATTTTCACGTAGGTCTGAGAGTAACGGCCTTTTATCTTGTCTACTTTCAACAGCACGACTTAACTGCGATAATGCAACCACACATACGTTTAGCTCTCTTGCCATAAGTTTTAGCTTGCGACTAATCTCACCAATCTCTTGCATGCGATTTCCTTTGTGCTTTGGGTCACCTACAATAAGCTGCAAGTAATCAATTGCGACTAGCACTTTTTTGTCTGGGTATTTACGCTTTAGTTTCCTAGTCTTTGCGTAAATTTCTTGCATTGTTACATTGGCTTTATCGTATATTTCTAGTGGTAAATCATTTATCAAGCCCATGGCCTGACTAATCTTTTCCCAATCCTTTAAATTACATAGCTTTTTAGGATTCTTTAATTTCGTAGCATCTATATTTCCAGTACTTGAGATCATACGCTTAAGTAACTGCTCTTCTCCCATCTCTAGCGAAAAGACTCCCGTTGCTGCATGAGCGCTCGCTGCATGGAAAGCAACGTTTAATACAAATGCTGTTTTCCCCATCGAAGGACGGGCACCAATAATAATTAAATCGCCTTCTTGCAATCCCGCGGTCATTCTGTTTAAGTCGTCATAACCAGTTGGTATACCGGTTAAATCTCCTACATCAATTTGCATATTCTTATACAGATCAACTAGGGTTTCCTTTAGATTAAATTCATCTGAATAACCCGTTTCCTCAATGGCGCTTAATTCATCAATTGATGTACTAATAGCACTAATATCTCTTTCATCCTGAAGACGATTATATAAGTTACCAGCAACCTCTTGAGCATGTCGCATCTTCCAAGCTTCAATCACTAAACCTTCATGATACGAGAAGTTTTTAGTTGTTGTTACAACTTCTGTCAGGTTTACAAAGAATTCAATTCCGCCAATCTGATTCATAAAGCTCTCATCGAATTTCCCCATGAGAGCGACAAGGTCTATTGGAACCTCAGCATCCTCTAACTCTCTCATCGCTTTAAAAATCACTTGGTGTGTTGGTAAAGAAAACTGTTTTTCCTTTAGCTGGCAATCTTTAATTAAATCGCCTTCTTGAATAATGCTACCTAAAACACTTTGTTCAGCTTCTGCGTTACGAATCATATCGTTACTCATTGAACCATCCACCCATTTTGTTGATTAAGTGCTGCCAGTTCTTCATCCGTTGGAATGTTTTTCTCCCATGATTGTTGCTGCTGTATTACGTTCTTAGTAGATTCTGATAAGCCTTTCTGTTGATAAGGAGCTTGCGTCGGTTGTTGTGCCTTTGCTAATCGTTGAGTACGAAATGCTTTATCAGCTACTTCAACATCTACTATCGTTTTAAAACCTTTAAGATGCCAATCTCGTAAAATCGTATTTACGTAAGACATGTTTCTCGTATTTTTCTCTAAAGCAATCTCCATAGCTTTTACAACTAGCTCCGCATTTAAATCATCTATCCAAGCGTGAATACCATCTGCGATAAAAGGTGTAATGAATCCGAAGTTCTGCTCGTAAAAAGAAATTGGATTAACCTCAACAACTTCTTCCGCGCCTGCGCGTTCTTCTTGTTGTTGTTCTTTTTCTTCTTCTTTTTCTTTTTCTTCTTCCTTGCTAGGGTCTTGGAAGCCCCTTATAAGTCCCTCCAAACGGACTGATAAATACTCCTTGATACGAGGGATTTTGAAATCTTGTTCACGTTCTAATTGCAAACATGTTTCATAGAAATCAGCTAAAAAATCTTGGTCCTTCACAGATTGAATCTCTTTTAAAACACACTTTTCAATGTTTACATTTTTAATCGGATTGAATTTCAACCAGTTGATTAAGAACAACTCTTTTGTTTTTTGGTTGTAATTAATTTTTCCATACTCAGCAAAACGTTCTAATAACTTCATAACAGTTTCGCGGTTATATCCTGTATCAGTTTCAATGATACGAAGTGGAAGTTCATAGATTCCTGATTGAGACGTCTTACTGTTTGTCATCAAATATAAGTAGAAATACTTCTCCTCCGGTGTAAGATCTAAAACAAATGAATCCTGCCAAAATGAAACGTGTACTGGTCTATAAACTGCCATATTATTCATCCTCCTGTTTACATATCGCAAATCCGTCCTCTACACGTAATAAGCGATAATTCTTGTATCCCGTTTTGAGATATTGGTTTACTAAATAAATTAGGTGTTGCGTTGATGTTGCTCGTTGAAACACTTTAGGATTCAGCAACACTCTATGTAATGACTTGTCTAAAGGCATGCAATACACCCCGTTGTTATACGAATGCTAATTTGATATAATTAATCCTAAGATCTTTTGCAAGACCATTTATCTATCACTCTGCCAAGTGATAGACTTTTTTATTTTCTACGTGTTACCAATGAAGCGTTAACTCCTCTTGCTCTTAAATCTTTAATCACTACACGATAACTCATCGATGCCTCATGTTCCTCTTTTGTATCACGAAGCATTTTAAATTCCCTCATACATCGCT
This genomic interval from Bacillus cereus contains the following:
- a CDS encoding DUF4183 domain-containing protein; this encodes MAIVPPFIASRRFTSTLGAGTGTGAAFAVAATACLNDAGVAATAFPVFTYYNFYVNGVLQPGGSSSVTTGAAGAITIPGGDTLDPGIPITVEFIVT
- a CDS encoding DUF4183 domain-containing protein; translation: MDRFRRMSDTQRFIDPVTIGPTLPPLPAIIFPTGPTGVTGPTGVTGPTGVTGPTGVTGPTGVTGPTGVTGPTGVTGPTGVTGPTGVTGPTGITGPTGVTGPTGVTGPTGITGPTGVTGPTGVTGPTGITGPAGVTGPTGITGPTGVTGPTGVTGPTGVIQTTNVLYFTFSDGQKLVYTNADGLPQYGTTQILSPSDVSYINLFVNGILQPLSSYQVVTGQLTLLAPEAPVQGASIILQFITIS
- a CDS encoding DUF3954 domain-containing protein yields the protein MGIRKENLVEMTAEIDLKINGIYVIKNGQIQLIEPPQGGFGEQSFVYQSGKVIRMEERKTQLL
- a CDS encoding cell division protein SepF — translated: MPKQLTIFDVEPVVSFDLKKAHIHRLNSKLRYADVVVQIPRHAKAIDELKPTTAPDERYELFEDYTIGIWRYKRAEDKQFVWEEAEETCKRARDSKEPIPIRLHLSLEQSFVPENVVQYL
- the dnaB gene encoding replicative DNA helicase; translated protein: MSNDMIRNAEAEQSVLGSIIQEGDLIKDCQLKEKQFSLPTHQVIFKAMRELEDAEVPIDLVALMGKFDESFMNQIGGIEFFVNLTEVVTTTKNFSYHEGLVIEAWKMRHAQEVAGNLYNRLQDERDISAISTSIDELSAIEETGYSDEFNLKETLVDLYKNMQIDVGDLTGIPTGYDDLNRMTAGLQEGDLIIIGARPSMGKTAFVLNVAFHAASAHAATGVFSLEMGEEQLLKRMISSTGNIDATKLKNPKKLCNLKDWEKISQAMGLINDLPLEIYDKANVTMQEIYAKTRKLKRKYPDKKVLVAIDYLQLIVGDPKHKGNRMQEIGEISRKLKLMARELNVCVVALSQLSRAVESRQDKRPLLSDLRENGQIEQDADLIAFLYREDYYNRETENKNITEIILAKQRNGPVGVVELAFIKEFSKFVNLERKFNRQQEA
- a CDS encoding DnaD domain-containing protein — its product is MAVYRPVHVSFWQDSFVLDLTPEEKYFYLYLMTNSKTSQSGIYELPLRIIETDTGYNRETVMKLLERFAEYGKINYNQKTKELFLINWLKFNPIKNVNIEKCVLKEIQSVKDQDFLADFYETCLQLEREQDFKIPRIKEYLSVRLEGLIRGFQDPSKEEEKEKEEEKEQQQEERAGAEEVVEVNPISFYEQNFGFITPFIADGIHAWIDDLNAELVVKAMEIALEKNTRNMSYVNTILRDWHLKGFKTIVDVEVADKAFRTQRLAKAQQPTQAPYQQKGLSESTKNVIQQQQSWEKNIPTDEELAALNQQNGWMVQ